In one Streptomyces sp. NBC_01288 genomic region, the following are encoded:
- a CDS encoding sensor histidine kinase produces MSGYPVDVTPRRRLADASLAVVIGGLVVTVAAFDADTTAVDYVLMAFAAAALAFYQTAPRAVLAVTTATEAAYVLHAHPGPVAGLPVFAAMHTAARAGHRGTAAVGGGVFLVAYFATGPTTQQVVERTALLAGWFLCAVVTGLADRNWQAYLRQTEQRALEAERTREEVALRRAGEERLRIARELHDSLTHSISIVKLQAGVAVHLARKRGEEVPPALLAIQEAGGEAMRELRATLEILRTTEEPTGTPALLVERACAAGLAVELAVTGEERPLAATVDRAVYRIVQEALTNAARHAGPAKVNVQLDYGDEDLTIQVEDDGAADPDCPPKPGIGLTGMRERVSALGGTLHTAPRAEGGFSVRAELPLGEAG; encoded by the coding sequence ATGAGCGGGTATCCGGTCGATGTGACCCCACGCAGGCGGCTCGCCGACGCGTCCCTCGCGGTCGTGATCGGCGGCCTCGTCGTGACGGTCGCGGCCTTCGACGCGGACACGACCGCCGTCGACTACGTGCTGATGGCCTTCGCTGCGGCGGCGCTGGCGTTCTACCAGACGGCTCCGAGAGCGGTCCTCGCCGTGACCACGGCGACGGAGGCGGCCTACGTCCTGCACGCCCACCCGGGGCCGGTCGCCGGTCTGCCCGTCTTCGCCGCCATGCACACGGCGGCCCGCGCGGGACACCGCGGTACGGCGGCCGTGGGCGGCGGGGTGTTCCTGGTGGCGTACTTCGCGACCGGGCCGACGACCCAGCAGGTGGTCGAGCGGACCGCGCTGCTGGCCGGCTGGTTCCTGTGCGCGGTGGTCACCGGCCTCGCCGACCGCAACTGGCAGGCGTATCTGCGCCAGACCGAACAGCGCGCCCTGGAGGCCGAACGCACCCGCGAGGAGGTCGCGTTGCGGCGCGCGGGCGAGGAACGCCTGCGCATCGCGCGGGAGTTGCACGACTCCCTCACCCACAGCATCTCGATCGTCAAGCTCCAGGCGGGAGTCGCCGTCCACCTCGCCCGCAAGCGCGGCGAAGAGGTGCCGCCCGCGCTGCTCGCCATCCAGGAGGCGGGCGGTGAGGCGATGCGCGAACTGCGGGCCACCCTGGAGATCCTGCGCACCACCGAGGAGCCCACCGGCACCCCCGCGCTGCTCGTCGAGCGGGCCTGCGCGGCCGGCCTCGCCGTCGAACTCGCGGTGACCGGCGAGGAACGCCCCCTCGCCGCGACGGTCGACCGCGCGGTGTACCGCATCGTCCAGGAGGCCCTCACCAACGCGGCCCGGCACGCGGGCCCGGCAAAGGTCAACGTCCAACTCGACTACGGCGACGAGGACTTGACGATACAGGTCGAGGACGACGGGGCCGCCGACCCCGACTGCCCGCCGAAACCGGGCATCGGCCTCACCGGCATGCGCGAGCGCGTCAGCGCGCTGGGCGGCACCCTGCACACCGCCCCGCGCGCGGAGGGCGGCTTCTCGGTCCGGGCCGAACTGCCGCTGGGGGAGGCGGGATGA
- a CDS encoding carboxymuconolactone decarboxylase family protein, giving the protein MPTPFRHTQPPSPKSATGRTAEVFEQIAVDFGIERPPTFVVLSSAPELLAPAWALMRESLIAGAGSRTGRELAALGVSLANKCPFCADAHTVLLHATGDHALAEHLARGGTPENEEHARVLDWGRRTRVPGAALTPYPFPREQAPAYLGTALAFHFINRVVSALLTEQLLPGNAQRFRAVRSLAGRSVARTVRRSAVPGAALPLLDAPGPGPDWAAGTPVGPAYDALRTAAHVGTELLDADDRTLVRETLWAWDGSHPPVVLRGFPNRRERPAARLAVLAALAPYRITEEDVAAWRGARHSDASLVRLIAYGAFAAVERIETTMRVPVTRP; this is encoded by the coding sequence ATGCCCACACCCTTCCGGCACACTCAGCCCCCGTCGCCGAAGTCCGCCACCGGCCGCACCGCCGAGGTCTTCGAGCAGATCGCCGTCGACTTCGGGATCGAACGGCCCCCGACCTTCGTGGTCCTCTCCTCCGCGCCCGAACTCCTCGCGCCCGCCTGGGCGTTGATGCGGGAGTCGCTGATCGCGGGCGCCGGCAGCCGCACCGGCAGGGAGCTGGCCGCGCTCGGTGTCTCACTCGCCAACAAGTGCCCGTTCTGCGCGGACGCGCACACCGTCCTGCTGCACGCCACCGGCGACCACGCCCTCGCCGAGCACCTGGCCCGGGGCGGCACCCCGGAGAACGAGGAGCACGCGCGCGTGCTCGACTGGGGCCGCCGGACGCGGGTCCCGGGTGCGGCCCTCACGCCGTACCCGTTCCCGCGCGAGCAGGCGCCCGCCTACCTGGGGACCGCCCTCGCCTTCCACTTCATCAACCGCGTCGTGTCGGCCCTGCTGACCGAACAGCTCCTCCCGGGCAACGCCCAGCGCTTCCGGGCCGTCCGGAGCCTCGCGGGCCGCAGCGTCGCCCGCACCGTGCGCCGAAGTGCCGTACCGGGAGCGGCACTTCCCCTGCTCGACGCGCCGGGCCCCGGCCCGGACTGGGCGGCCGGAACGCCGGTGGGCCCGGCCTACGACGCGTTGCGTACGGCCGCGCACGTGGGCACCGAGCTGCTCGACGCCGACGACCGGACGCTCGTACGGGAGACGCTGTGGGCCTGGGACGGTTCGCATCCGCCGGTCGTCCTGCGCGGCTTCCCGAACCGGCGGGAGCGGCCCGCGGCGCGCCTCGCGGTGCTGGCCGCGCTCGCGCCGTACCGGATCACGGAGGAGGATGTCGCCGCCTGGCGCGGGGCGCGGCACAGTGACGCGAGTCTCGTGCGGCTGATCGCGTACGGGGCGTTCGCGGCCGTCGAACGGATCGAGACGACGATGCGCGTGCCCGTCACCCGGCCCTGA
- a CDS encoding ABC transporter substrate-binding protein, whose amino-acid sequence MRRIKGVRKTVALGATLTLAALLSACSNGSSSAGGSKTVNWWTWDDKQAAAYKVCATDFEKANPGTTVKITQYNVNDYFTKLTAGFVAGSAPDAFQNSVQFFQAYASQHQLLAMDDYIKKDDFDLSRFSVGVDAWKFTDGKQYALPLDWAAAGLYFNDDAVKKAGYTEKDVDSLNWNPDNGGTLGKMIAHLTIDTKGRRGDEKGFDKSHIKTYGYGEIAAKDFIGQTTWSPLVSTTGWRLGDKASWPTVFNYSDPRFVKTMNWIRSLTDKGYAPKIGQFTDSVSDVDLLSSGKVAMETGGSWEASTFVKIPGLKVGIAPTPYGPDGKTRAVLSNSNGNNIWAGTKNPDLAWKWVSYMGSEACQSKASLTGTFFPSIPASMDASAKALAKTGVDLSVFTDMIKDKVLYPSPVYGNGAALQDALQPLFQGYFAGQKSDSVFTDMQKQSKQLLAKK is encoded by the coding sequence ATGAGAAGAATCAAGGGAGTTCGAAAGACGGTCGCGCTGGGCGCCACGCTCACGCTGGCCGCCCTGCTCTCCGCGTGCTCCAACGGCTCCTCCTCCGCCGGCGGTTCCAAGACCGTCAACTGGTGGACCTGGGACGACAAGCAGGCCGCCGCGTACAAGGTGTGCGCCACGGACTTCGAGAAGGCCAACCCCGGCACCACGGTAAAGATCACGCAGTACAACGTGAACGACTACTTCACCAAGCTGACCGCCGGATTCGTGGCCGGCAGCGCGCCCGACGCCTTCCAGAACAGCGTCCAGTTCTTCCAGGCGTACGCCTCCCAGCACCAACTGCTGGCGATGGACGACTACATCAAGAAGGACGACTTCGACCTGTCCCGGTTCTCGGTCGGTGTGGACGCCTGGAAGTTCACCGACGGCAAGCAGTACGCCCTGCCCCTGGACTGGGCGGCGGCCGGCCTCTACTTCAACGACGACGCCGTCAAGAAGGCCGGGTACACCGAGAAGGACGTCGACTCGCTCAACTGGAACCCCGACAACGGCGGCACGCTGGGCAAGATGATCGCCCACCTGACGATCGACACCAAGGGGCGCCGGGGCGACGAGAAGGGCTTCGACAAGTCCCACATCAAGACCTACGGCTACGGGGAGATCGCGGCCAAGGACTTCATCGGCCAGACCACCTGGAGCCCGCTGGTCAGCACCACGGGCTGGCGGCTGGGCGACAAGGCCAGCTGGCCGACGGTGTTCAACTACTCCGACCCGCGGTTCGTGAAGACCATGAACTGGATCCGCTCGCTGACCGACAAGGGCTACGCGCCCAAGATCGGGCAGTTCACCGACAGCGTCAGCGACGTCGACCTGCTCTCCTCCGGCAAGGTCGCGATGGAGACCGGCGGTTCGTGGGAGGCCTCGACCTTCGTGAAGATCCCCGGCCTCAAGGTCGGCATCGCACCCACTCCCTACGGCCCCGACGGCAAGACCCGGGCCGTGCTGAGCAACTCCAACGGGAACAACATCTGGGCCGGCACCAAGAACCCCGACCTGGCCTGGAAGTGGGTCTCCTACATGGGCAGCGAGGCCTGCCAGTCCAAGGCCTCCCTGACCGGCACCTTCTTCCCGTCGATCCCCGCCTCCATGGACGCCTCGGCCAAGGCACTGGCCAAGACGGGCGTGGACCTGTCCGTCTTCACGGACATGATCAAGGACAAGGTTCTCTACCCGTCCCCGGTCTACGGCAACGGCGCGGCCCTCCAGGACGCCCTGCAGCCGCTGTTCCAGGGCTACTTCGCCGGACAGAAGAGCGACTCGGTCTTCACGGACATGCAGAAGCAGAGCAAGCAGCTGCTCGCCAAGAAGTGA
- a CDS encoding response regulator transcription factor, whose protein sequence is MIRVAVVDDQALMRAGFRALLDAEEGIEVVGEAADGEQGLALVRAQLPDIALIDVQMPVMTGIEATRRIAADPALSAVRVVILTNYGLDEYVFEALRAGASGFLLKDTDPADLLQAIAIVAGGEALLSLAVTRTLIGEFVSRPPDRSTPSGLEHLTRREREVTALAARGLTNEEIAAHMVISPFTAKTHISRAMTKLGARDRAQLVVFAYESGLVTARTPESRCEADTPDRTLGR, encoded by the coding sequence ATGATCCGGGTCGCGGTCGTCGACGACCAGGCCCTGATGCGCGCGGGCTTCCGCGCCCTGCTCGACGCCGAGGAGGGCATCGAGGTCGTCGGCGAGGCGGCCGACGGCGAACAGGGCCTGGCCCTCGTCCGCGCACAACTCCCGGACATCGCGCTGATCGACGTACAGATGCCGGTGATGACGGGCATCGAGGCCACCCGCCGCATCGCCGCCGACCCGGCACTCTCCGCCGTCCGGGTCGTCATCCTCACCAACTACGGCCTGGACGAGTACGTCTTCGAGGCGCTGCGCGCGGGCGCCAGCGGCTTCCTCCTCAAGGACACCGACCCGGCGGACCTGCTCCAGGCGATCGCGATCGTGGCCGGCGGCGAGGCACTCCTCTCCCTGGCCGTCACCCGCACCCTCATCGGCGAGTTCGTGTCCCGGCCCCCGGACCGCTCCACCCCCTCCGGCCTGGAACACCTCACCCGCCGCGAGCGCGAGGTCACCGCGCTGGCCGCGCGCGGTCTCACCAACGAGGAGATCGCCGCCCACATGGTCATCAGCCCGTTCACGGCGAAGACCCACATCAGCCGGGCGATGACGAAGCTCGGAGCCCGGGACCGCGCCCAACTCGTCGTGTTCGCCTACGAGTCGGGGCTGGTGACGGCCCGCACGCCGGAATCCCGTTGCGAGGCGGACACGCCGGATCGCACCCTGGGGCGATGA
- a CDS encoding acetylxylan esterase gives MLSEQDVPELFAYRSAYREPADFDTFWKGTLAETRAGQEAELRLTEVATGLETVDVFDAVLPGFGGHPVHAWLRMPRHRGGPLPAVVQFHGYGSGRGAPIDDLLWPSAGYAHLLVDARGQGGAWAGGGATPDPVGSGPAHPGFLTRGIEDKDTYVYRRVFTDAVRAVDALRARTDLVDPDRVALVGPSQGGGIALAVAGLVPGLAAAHFQSPFLCDIRQATRLTSAEPYAEIIGYLAARRDRVEQTFDTLGYFDGLAFARRATAPARFSAGLRDEVCPPVTAIAAYHAYAGPKELRLWEFNGHDAGGSEDLAVALGAFGALLKTSSHPAVLPSPAPTASSRKKEQ, from the coding sequence GTGCTGAGCGAACAGGACGTCCCCGAGCTGTTCGCCTACCGCAGCGCCTATCGCGAACCCGCCGACTTCGACACCTTCTGGAAGGGCACCCTCGCCGAGACCCGCGCCGGACAGGAAGCCGAACTGCGGCTGACGGAGGTCGCCACCGGCCTGGAGACGGTCGACGTCTTCGACGCCGTCCTCCCGGGCTTCGGCGGCCACCCGGTCCACGCCTGGCTCCGGATGCCCCGGCACCGCGGCGGCCCGCTGCCCGCCGTGGTCCAGTTCCACGGCTACGGCAGCGGGCGCGGCGCCCCGATCGACGACTTGCTGTGGCCGTCCGCCGGGTACGCGCATCTGCTGGTGGACGCGCGCGGCCAGGGCGGCGCCTGGGCGGGCGGGGGCGCGACCCCCGACCCGGTCGGCAGCGGCCCGGCGCATCCCGGTTTCCTCACCCGGGGCATCGAGGACAAGGACACCTACGTCTACCGGCGGGTGTTCACCGACGCCGTCCGCGCGGTCGACGCGCTGCGCGCCCGCACCGACCTCGTCGACCCGGACCGGGTCGCCCTGGTCGGCCCCAGCCAGGGCGGCGGCATCGCCCTCGCGGTCGCCGGACTGGTGCCCGGTCTGGCGGCGGCCCACTTCCAGTCGCCGTTCCTCTGCGACATCCGGCAGGCCACCCGGCTCACCTCCGCCGAACCGTACGCCGAGATCATCGGCTATCTGGCGGCCCGCCGGGACCGGGTGGAGCAAACCTTCGACACCCTCGGCTACTTCGACGGACTCGCCTTCGCCCGCCGCGCGACCGCCCCGGCCCGGTTCTCCGCCGGGCTGCGCGACGAGGTGTGCCCGCCGGTCACCGCGATCGCCGCCTACCACGCCTACGCCGGCCCCAAGGAGCTGCGGCTGTGGGAGTTCAACGGCCACGACGCCGGCGGGTCCGAGGACCTGGCCGTCGCCCTGGGCGCGTTCGGCGCCCTCCTCAAGACGTCGTCCCATCCGGCGGTGCTGCCGTCCCCCGCACCCACCGCGTCATCCCGAAAGAAGGAACAATGA
- a CDS encoding class I SAM-dependent methyltransferase: MTETTRAQDPAVGVREEILDYYAQGKEDGRLRQGSDRLEFWRTQDVLRRLLPAAPAKLLDVGGGSGIHAEWLARDGYEVRLVDPVPLHVEQAGRLPGVDARAGDARALPAEDTSYDVVLLLGPLYHLPERADRVRALSEARRVVRPGGLVVAVTINRFAGLHDLLKQELYFTAPHRARVDRETEEGRHDSQDGGLFTTAYFARPHEAPEEFAETGLTVEGQYGLEGVAWLMGGIEDWLDDPDRREAVLAATRRIESEPTLLGTSGHLLTAGRRPR, from the coding sequence ATGACCGAGACGACACGCGCGCAGGACCCCGCCGTCGGTGTTCGCGAGGAGATCCTCGACTACTACGCCCAGGGCAAGGAGGACGGCCGCCTCAGACAGGGCTCCGACAGGCTGGAGTTCTGGCGCACCCAGGACGTGCTGCGGCGGCTGCTCCCGGCGGCCCCCGCGAAGCTGCTGGACGTCGGTGGAGGCAGCGGTATCCATGCCGAGTGGCTCGCGCGGGACGGGTACGAGGTCCGACTCGTCGACCCCGTACCGCTGCACGTGGAACAGGCGGGCCGGCTGCCCGGGGTCGACGCCCGCGCCGGGGACGCCAGAGCGCTGCCCGCCGAAGACACCTCGTACGACGTGGTGCTGCTGCTCGGACCGCTGTACCACCTGCCCGAACGGGCCGACCGGGTACGGGCGTTGAGCGAGGCGCGTCGGGTGGTGCGGCCGGGCGGTCTGGTGGTCGCGGTGACGATCAACCGGTTCGCGGGCCTGCACGACCTGCTCAAGCAGGAGCTGTACTTCACCGCCCCGCACCGCGCGCGGGTCGACCGGGAGACGGAGGAGGGACGCCACGACTCCCAGGACGGCGGCCTCTTCACGACCGCCTACTTCGCCCGACCGCACGAGGCCCCCGAGGAGTTCGCGGAGACCGGCCTGACCGTCGAGGGCCAGTACGGCCTCGAAGGCGTCGCCTGGCTGATGGGCGGCATCGAGGACTGGCTGGACGACCCCGACCGCCGCGAGGCCGTCCTGGCGGCCACCCGCCGGATCGAGTCCGAGCCCACGCTGCTCGGCACCAGCGGACATCTGCTCACCGCGGGCAGACGGCCCCGCTGA
- a CDS encoding alpha-galactosidase, producing the protein MSDPTARIHILRAAGTALVVELTEPVPRVLHWGADLGDLSQDALAALALTGEPAVLNNSVDIPRRFTVWPTEADAWSGTPAQEGHLAGAFAAPRLTLADSSCRPRAAGGELTLYLTDPGTGLDVTLSYRLEPSGVLGVRTTLTRRPDADPAPYDLAHITTLLPLPRRACEVLDFTGKWSRERSPQRQPLGFGTHAREVRRGKPGLDSPYVMAVGVPGFGFRAGEIWAVHVAWSGDQRYLAEQLPEGAGTHAAVLGGGELLRAGEIRLAPGESYTAPVCHFAWSDLGLDGLADRFHTLLRARPAHPRGPRPVILNSWEAVYFDHDLDRLLRLADRAAEVGVERFVLDDGWFRGRRSDDAGLGDWTVDPVVWPEGLTPLVDHVRSLGMEFGLWVEPEMINLDSDLAREHPDWVLGPARGVGPAARHQHVLDLANPDAWQYLLDALDALVEKYAIAYLKWDHNRELHETVHSAADRPVAHAQVVALYRLIDALRERHPALEIESCAAGGGRVDLGILERTDRVWASDCNDPVERQTIQRWTAQLLPPELVGTHVGPHTSHTTDRASSDQLRLTTALFGHAGIEQDLTRCSPEELARLTAWTALHRELRPLLHGGRTVRADLADESTLLHGVVAHDGSAALYCWARLATSPEGQYGRVPLPGLDPEATYRVRVRSELGRPSFHEVTEPAWLPAALADGLSLPGSVLTVAGLPLPNLNPEQALLLELTRTAG; encoded by the coding sequence ATGTCTGACCCCACGGCGCGGATCCACATCCTGCGCGCGGCGGGCACCGCCCTCGTCGTGGAGCTCACCGAGCCGGTGCCCAGAGTGCTGCACTGGGGGGCCGACCTGGGTGACCTCTCGCAGGACGCCCTGGCCGCGCTCGCCCTGACCGGCGAACCCGCCGTGCTCAACAACTCCGTCGACATCCCGCGCCGGTTCACCGTCTGGCCCACCGAGGCCGACGCCTGGTCGGGCACCCCGGCCCAGGAGGGCCATCTCGCCGGCGCGTTCGCCGCGCCCCGGCTGACCCTGGCCGACAGTTCCTGCCGACCACGGGCGGCGGGCGGGGAGTTGACCCTTTACCTCACCGACCCCGGAACCGGACTCGACGTCACCCTCTCCTACCGTCTGGAACCCTCCGGAGTACTGGGCGTACGGACCACGCTCACCCGTCGGCCGGACGCCGACCCGGCACCGTACGACCTGGCGCACATCACCACGCTGCTGCCGCTGCCGCGCCGCGCCTGTGAGGTCCTCGACTTCACCGGCAAGTGGAGCCGGGAGCGCTCACCCCAGCGGCAGCCGCTGGGCTTCGGCACCCATGCCCGTGAGGTGCGGCGGGGCAAGCCGGGACTGGACTCGCCGTACGTCATGGCGGTGGGCGTGCCCGGATTCGGCTTCCGCGCCGGGGAGATCTGGGCCGTTCACGTGGCCTGGAGCGGCGACCAGCGGTATCTGGCCGAGCAGTTGCCGGAGGGCGCGGGCACCCATGCGGCGGTGCTCGGCGGCGGCGAACTCCTGCGGGCCGGGGAGATCCGGCTCGCACCCGGCGAGTCGTACACCGCCCCGGTCTGTCACTTCGCCTGGTCCGACCTGGGCCTGGACGGGCTCGCCGACCGCTTCCACACCCTGCTCCGGGCCCGCCCCGCCCATCCTCGCGGCCCCCGCCCGGTGATCCTCAACAGCTGGGAGGCGGTGTACTTCGACCACGATCTCGACCGGCTGCTACGGCTGGCCGACCGGGCCGCCGAGGTCGGGGTCGAGCGGTTCGTGCTGGACGACGGCTGGTTCCGGGGCCGTCGTTCGGACGACGCCGGGTTGGGCGACTGGACCGTCGACCCGGTGGTGTGGCCCGAGGGACTGACCCCGCTGGTGGACCATGTGCGCTCGCTCGGCATGGAGTTCGGCCTGTGGGTCGAGCCGGAGATGATCAACCTGGACTCCGACCTGGCCCGCGAGCACCCCGACTGGGTGCTGGGCCCCGCCCGCGGGGTCGGTCCCGCGGCACGTCATCAGCATGTGCTGGACCTGGCCAACCCCGATGCCTGGCAGTACCTGTTGGACGCGCTGGACGCGCTGGTGGAGAAGTACGCCATCGCCTATCTCAAGTGGGACCACAACCGGGAACTCCACGAGACCGTGCACTCCGCCGCCGACCGTCCCGTGGCGCACGCCCAGGTGGTGGCCCTCTACCGGCTGATCGACGCGCTCCGGGAGCGCCATCCGGCGCTGGAGATCGAGAGCTGCGCCGCCGGTGGCGGACGGGTCGACCTGGGCATCCTGGAGCGGACCGACCGGGTCTGGGCCTCGGACTGCAACGACCCGGTGGAGCGCCAGACCATCCAACGCTGGACCGCGCAGCTGCTGCCCCCCGAACTGGTCGGCACCCATGTGGGCCCGCACACCAGCCACACCACGGACCGCGCCAGCTCCGATCAACTCCGCCTGACCACCGCCCTGTTCGGGCACGCGGGCATCGAACAGGACCTCACCCGCTGCTCCCCGGAGGAACTCGCCCGGCTCACCGCCTGGACCGCGCTCCACCGCGAGCTGCGTCCGCTGCTCCACGGCGGGCGCACGGTCCGCGCCGATCTCGCCGACGAGTCGACCCTGCTGCACGGAGTCGTGGCCCACGACGGGTCGGCCGCGCTGTACTGCTGGGCGCGGCTCGCCACCTCCCCCGAGGGACAGTACGGGCGGGTGCCGTTGCCCGGCCTCGATCCCGAGGCGACCTATCGGGTGCGGGTGCGCAGCGAGCTGGGCCGGCCGTCCTTCCACGAGGTGACGGAACCCGCCTGGCTGCCCGCGGCCCTCGCCGACGGCCTGTCCCTCCCCGGCTCCGTCCTCACCGTCGCCGGCCTGCCCCTGCCGAACCTCAACCCCGAGCAGGCCCTGCTCCTCGAACTCACGAGGACGGCCGGCTGA
- a CDS encoding glycosyl hydrolase family 95 catalytic domain-containing protein, whose protein sequence is MHSSDLVLSWPAPAATWAEAAPVGNGRIGAMVFGGTGRARIQINDSTVWSGTPTGPATALAALRAQGAGPERLEEVRAALRAGDQDRAESLLMTFEGPYTQEYLPYADLYLTVAGGERAEYRGRTLDLDTAVAEDGFDLDGTSVRRRVWADAVSGALCVTLDADGGTVDLAVELSTPLREILRSAAPDGITLGIAIPVDGAPDHEPGVAEPLRYADGPVDGYDPFGALALAVHTDGTPTVDDEGGLRVTGASRVLLTLASSTAADRDWSGAPALDRAAHLAEAGELAARALAQGADRLLKDHEADVRALSGGTSLRVGPRRSGTYDVARDILGGDDELLTATVLFQLGRHLLATASRPHTGPPANLQGIWNADPRPAWSSNYTININTQMNYWGAEAVGLSACHEPLFDLLDRLAVQGAHVARELYGARGWVAHHNTDPWGWALPVGMGHGNTSWALWMMGGAWLSQHLWDHYDFTRDLGFLRERAWPLLSGCAEFLLDWLVDDGTGHLDTLPSTSPENLFLADGVPRSLTRSAAMDLALIRATFQRTLAAAELLGLDTPLTGEIRAALPRLRPLPLSPEGRLQEWAEDLTEADPHHRHLSHLIAVHPLGLIDPDSAPELAAAARKSMDLRGPGAMGWSWSWKIVLRAWLRDAPTARSLFLEAIRPLDGDAGVDAPVDGSRWGGLLPNLFSTHPPFQIDGNYGLMAAVAEMVVQSHTGVLDLLPALPAEWTEGEARDLRCRGGLAVDFAWNEGELTGATVRRLTGDSAETVRIRCLGRTAELLLPAGHQVELDALLRPRGEPVPC, encoded by the coding sequence CGACCTGGTGCTGAGCTGGCCCGCGCCCGCCGCCACCTGGGCGGAGGCCGCCCCGGTCGGCAACGGCAGGATCGGCGCGATGGTCTTCGGCGGCACCGGCCGGGCCCGTATCCAGATCAACGACTCCACCGTCTGGTCCGGCACCCCTACCGGCCCGGCCACCGCCCTCGCCGCACTCCGTGCGCAGGGGGCCGGACCGGAGCGGCTCGAAGAGGTCCGCGCCGCGCTGCGCGCCGGCGACCAGGACCGCGCCGAGTCCCTGCTCATGACCTTCGAGGGGCCCTACACCCAGGAGTACCTGCCGTACGCCGACCTCTACTTGACGGTGGCAGGCGGCGAGCGCGCCGAGTACCGCGGCAGGACGCTCGACCTCGACACCGCGGTCGCCGAGGACGGCTTCGACCTCGACGGGACTTCGGTACGGCGCCGGGTCTGGGCCGACGCCGTCAGCGGCGCGCTGTGCGTGACGCTGGACGCGGACGGCGGCACCGTGGACCTGGCCGTCGAACTCTCCACCCCACTGCGGGAGATACTGCGCTCGGCCGCCCCCGACGGCATCACACTGGGCATCGCGATACCGGTGGACGGCGCCCCCGACCACGAACCCGGGGTCGCGGAACCGCTGCGCTACGCGGACGGTCCCGTCGACGGCTACGACCCCTTCGGCGCCCTCGCGCTCGCCGTGCACACCGACGGCACGCCGACCGTGGACGACGAGGGAGGACTGCGCGTCACCGGCGCCTCCCGCGTCCTGCTCACCCTCGCCAGTTCCACCGCGGCCGACCGCGACTGGAGCGGGGCTCCGGCCCTGGACCGCGCCGCTCATCTGGCCGAGGCCGGCGAGCTCGCGGCGCGGGCCCTCGCACAGGGCGCCGACCGTCTCCTCAAGGACCACGAGGCCGACGTACGGGCCCTGTCGGGCGGCACCTCCCTGCGTGTCGGGCCGCGCCGCTCCGGCACCTACGACGTCGCCCGCGACATCCTCGGCGGCGACGACGAACTCCTCACCGCCACCGTGCTGTTCCAGCTCGGCCGCCATCTCCTGGCCACCGCCTCCCGCCCGCACACCGGCCCGCCGGCCAACCTCCAGGGCATCTGGAACGCCGACCCGCGCCCCGCCTGGTCGTCCAACTACACGATCAACATCAACACGCAGATGAACTACTGGGGCGCGGAGGCGGTCGGGCTCAGCGCCTGCCACGAGCCCCTGTTCGACCTGCTCGACCGCCTGGCCGTACAAGGCGCGCACGTGGCAAGGGAGTTGTACGGTGCGCGCGGCTGGGTGGCGCATCACAACACCGATCCCTGGGGGTGGGCGCTGCCGGTCGGCATGGGGCACGGCAACACCTCGTGGGCACTGTGGATGATGGGCGGCGCCTGGCTGTCCCAACACCTGTGGGACCACTACGACTTCACCCGCGACCTCGGCTTCCTGCGGGAGCGCGCCTGGCCGTTGCTCAGCGGCTGCGCGGAGTTCCTGCTCGACTGGCTCGTCGACGACGGCACGGGGCATCTCGACACCCTGCCGTCTACCTCCCCGGAGAACCTGTTCCTGGCCGACGGCGTCCCGAGGTCACTGACCCGCTCCGCCGCCATGGACCTGGCGCTGATCCGGGCCACCTTCCAACGGACCCTGGCGGCAGCCGAGTTGCTGGGTCTGGACACACCGCTGACCGGCGAGATACGTGCGGCGCTGCCCCGGCTGCGCCCGCTGCCTCTCTCGCCGGAGGGACGGCTCCAGGAGTGGGCCGAGGACCTGACCGAGGCCGACCCGCACCACCGTCACCTCTCGCACCTGATCGCCGTACACCCGCTCGGTCTGATCGATCCCGACTCGGCCCCCGAACTGGCCGCCGCCGCACGGAAGTCGATGGATCTGCGCGGGCCCGGGGCGATGGGCTGGTCGTGGTCCTGGAAGATCGTTCTGCGGGCGTGGCTGCGTGACGCCCCGACCGCGCGCTCGCTGTTCCTTGAGGCGATCCGGCCGCTCGACGGTGACGCGGGGGTGGACGCCCCTGTGGACGGCTCCCGTTGGGGCGGGCTGCTGCCCAACCTGTTCTCCACGCATCCGCCGTTCCAGATCGACGGCAACTACGGGCTGATGGCCGCCGTGGCCGAGATGGTGGTGCAGAGCCACACCGGCGTCCTCGACCTGCTGCCCGCGCTGCCCGCCGAGTGGACCGAGGGTGAGGCCCGGGACCTGCGCTGCCGTGGCGGCCTGGCCGTCGACTTCGCCTGGAACGAGGGCGAGTTGACCGGCGCGACCGTGCGCAGGCTCACCGGTGACTCCGCCGAGACCGTGCGGATCCGGTGTCTCGGCCGCACCGCCGAGCTGCTGCTTCCGGCCGGTCACCAGGTGGAGCTGGACGCTCTGCTGCGGCCCCGGGGGGAGCCGGTGCCGTGCTGA